A genomic region of Trifolium pratense cultivar HEN17-A07 linkage group LG3, ARS_RC_1.1, whole genome shotgun sequence contains the following coding sequences:
- the LOC123916893 gene encoding citrate-binding protein-like — protein MALLQILHMALLQVIIYQTTLASAIVDPTQGFTPVSLDNSNFVIQKPYDVQENQRYSYTNGVHQFWVYPTDKPFKNDTNTKPRTEIRISGYDYTSGIWQFEGYGYIPSGTSGVSIMQVFGGSPYATTAMLRIYDGSLTYYESPILTPNIYNRWFRVNVIHDVDANNVKIYIDGDLKYDVAGRGANTHYFKFGVYLQNNPSNCTESRWKYIKVFQK, from the exons ATGGCGTTGTTACAAATTTTGCACATGGCCCTTTTGCAAGTAATCATCTATCAAACCACACTTGCTTCAGCTATTGTCGATCCAACACAAGGGTTCACCCCTGTTTCATTAGATAACTCAAATTTTGTTATTCAAAAGCCTTATGATGTTCAAGAAAACCAACGTTACAGTTATACAAATGGAGTGCACCAATTTTGGGTATACCCTACAGACAAGCCTTTTAAGAATGACACTAATACTAAACCACGAACTGAGATTCGTATCAGT GGATATGATTATACATCTGGTATATGGCAATTTGAAGGGTATGGATATATTCCAAGCGGCACAAGTGGGGTGAGTATTATGCAAGTGTTCGGAGGAAGTCCTTATGCGACAACTGCAATGCTTAGGATATACGATGGTTCACTTACTTACTACGAGTCTCCGATTCTAACTCCAAATATCTATAATAGGTGGTTCAGAGTAAACGTGATTCATGATGTTGATGCTAACAATGTTAAGATTTATATCGATGGAGATCTAAAGTATGATGTAGCTGGTCGTGGAGCTAACACTCACTACTTCAAGTTTGGCGTTTACTTGCAGAACAATCCTTCCAACTGTACGGAATCTCGTTGGAAGTATATTaaagtttttcaaaaatag
- the LOC123916341 gene encoding citrate-binding protein-like, with the protein MMLPILHLTLLPLIIYQTTFFVSAIDPTVGFTCVPLDSSHYVLQKPYDVSLNERYSFTNGVHKFWIYSTDKPFMMGSDTQPRTEIRVTGYDYTSGIRQFEGYGYVPSGSTGVCIQQVFGASSAATTAQLRVYSGSLTYYRSPVLSANIYDRWFRVNVIHDANANNVKVYIDGELKFNGGDNGDGTHYFKFGVYVQNDPSGYMESRWKDIKICRK; encoded by the exons ATGATGCTACCAATTCTGCACCTCACCCTTTTGCCATTAATAATCTATCAAACAACCTTCTTTGTCTCTGCAATCGATCCCACAGTAGGGTTCACCTGTGTTCCATTAGATAGCTCACACTATGTTCTTCAAAAGCCTTATGATGTTTCATTAAACGAGCGTTACAGCTTTACAAATGGTGTGCACAAATTTTGGATATACTCCACAGATAAACCTTTCATGATGGGCAGCGATACACAACCACGAACGGAGATTCGTGTAACT GGATACGATTATACATCTGGTATAAGGCAATTTGAAGGATATGGTTATGTTCCGAGTGGCTCAACCGGGGTGTGTATTCAGCAAGTGTTCGGAGCAAGTTCTGCTGCGACAACCGCACAACTTAGGGTCTATAGTGGTTCATTAACTTATTATAGGTCTCCGGTTCTGTCGGCAAATATCTATGATAGGTGGTTTAGAGTGAACGTGATTCATGATGCAAATGCTAACAATGTTAAGGTTTATATTGATGGGGAACTCAAGTTTAATGGAGGTGATAATGGAGATGGCACTCACTACTTCAAGTTTGGGGTTTATGTACAGAATGATCCTTCCGGTTACATGGAATCTCGTTGGAAGgatattaaaatttgtagaaAATAA